One genomic region from Rosa rugosa chromosome 1, drRosRugo1.1, whole genome shotgun sequence encodes:
- the LOC133729411 gene encoding ubiquinol-cytochrome c reductase complex 6.7 kDa protein: MRPPSTDLKATTMWGVVAGTGALWFVQPFDWLKKTFLEKPKTQGQNPRT; the protein is encoded by the exons ATGAG GCCTCCATCCACTGACCTCAAGGCTACCACCATGTGGGGCGTCGTCGCAGGCACCGGGGCTCTTTGGTTCGTTCAGCCCTTTGATTGGTTGAAGAAGACATTTCTAGAGAAGCCAAAGACTCAAGGGCAAAACCCACGCACATGA